Proteins encoded together in one Lachnospiraceae bacterium JLR.KK008 window:
- a CDS encoding DUF1700 domain-containing protein, with protein sequence MTRLKFTEELRKALSGRVSHTTVNENVSYYENYIDSEIKKGRREKEVLEELGDPRLIAKTIIDTAQGEEAEAVEREAKASSGKTFSGRMIRLPLWLLGILAVLLLILIFKVVGLVLGLLMPIIIPVAVVYYLIRYFRRR encoded by the coding sequence ATGACCAGGTTGAAATTTACGGAAGAATTAAGAAAGGCCCTTTCCGGCCGGGTAAGTCATACGACAGTGAATGAAAATGTATCTTATTATGAAAATTATATTGATTCGGAAATCAAAAAGGGACGAAGAGAAAAAGAAGTGTTGGAAGAGCTGGGCGATCCCAGGCTGATTGCGAAGACGATCATAGATACGGCTCAGGGAGAAGAGGCGGAGGCAGTGGAGCGGGAAGCGAAAGCCTCTTCCGGGAAAACTTTTTCCGGACGGATGATCCGGCTGCCATTATGGCTCTTGGGGATACTTGCGGTTCTGCTGCTGATTCTTATTTTTAAAGTGGTAGGTCTGGTACTTGGCCTGCTGATGCCGATTATCATTCCTGTTGCAGTCGTCTATTACCTGATCCGCTATTTCCGGCGGCGGTGA
- a CDS encoding N-acetylmuramoyl-L-alanine amidase: MIQRKLSKVMLVCSILFSLVSMSVMLYFSATKTIVIAEEVSDRTESERLSGRAREDVLQFEAGSGGKGLRIPLPPELRADDIVIENRYIEHCIYIILKGKYREFYRSNVLTGEDPRIEGGYLSQEDGMTRLQLMLGGPYEHQYMFENGVLQLSFHEPWQLYDKIVVIDAAHGGSDEGATGNGILEKEIVLAIAEKVREKLEDSEIRVYCTRTDDTALTEEERAEFVHELRADMLISIRAAADESSDGVYGIRTVYNGTYFIPYFGNVELADLLERHVVSIAGSRANGLMETNPEDRLLWNVQVPAAAIEVGYVTNKEEASFLSAEEYQEKLADGIINALVEAYERKEQN; encoded by the coding sequence ATGATACAGAGAAAATTATCGAAGGTCATGCTTGTATGCAGCATTTTGTTTTCTCTTGTCTCCATGTCGGTGATGCTTTACTTCTCTGCGACAAAGACGATTGTCATCGCGGAGGAAGTGTCAGACCGGACCGAGAGCGAGCGGCTGTCAGGGAGAGCACGGGAAGATGTCCTTCAATTTGAGGCAGGCAGCGGTGGGAAAGGACTGCGGATTCCGCTTCCTCCGGAACTGCGTGCGGATGACATTGTTATAGAAAACCGTTATATCGAGCATTGTATTTATATCATTCTGAAAGGGAAATACAGGGAATTTTACCGCAGCAATGTGCTGACAGGAGAAGATCCGCGAATAGAAGGGGGCTATCTTTCTCAGGAGGACGGGATGACCAGACTGCAGCTGATGCTGGGCGGCCCATACGAACACCAGTATATGTTTGAGAACGGTGTCCTGCAGTTATCGTTTCATGAGCCGTGGCAGCTATATGATAAGATCGTTGTCATAGATGCGGCACATGGAGGCAGCGACGAAGGAGCGACGGGGAACGGGATTCTGGAGAAAGAGATTGTGCTGGCGATTGCGGAGAAAGTGAGAGAGAAGCTGGAAGATTCGGAGATCCGTGTCTACTGTACGAGGACGGATGATACGGCGCTGACAGAAGAAGAGCGGGCGGAGTTTGTCCATGAGCTTCGTGCAGATATGCTCATCAGTATCCGGGCTGCAGCCGATGAGAGCAGTGACGGCGTGTATGGAATCCGCACCGTATATAACGGTACCTATTTCATTCCGTACTTTGGAAATGTGGAACTGGCCGATCTGTTGGAACGACATGTCGTAAGCATCGCTGGCAGCAGGGCAAACGGGTTGATGGAGACGAATCCGGAAGACCGTTTGCTTTGGAATGTACAAGTGCCTGCCGCTGCAATCGAGGTGGGCTATGTGACAAATAAGGAAGAGGCTTCTTTTCTTTCCGCAGAAGAATATCAGGAAAAACTGGCAGATGGAATCATCAATGCGTTAGTGGAAGCATATGAGAGAAAAGAACAAAATTAG
- a CDS encoding hydrolase, with amino-acid sequence MNLELLIRNQSGTKAYLPAVEEGIEWTTERQGSPGKLTFQVLPDDVLDFSEGSLVTLREGDYNIFYGYVFKQQRDKSRIITVTAYDQLRYLKNKDIIVYEEQTADQLVRQIAADYSLQVGDLEPTGYVIESGVEDNIPLFDMIQKALDITMKNTGELFVLYDDFGKLTLKRLSSMTVGDGMGNCLLLNAETGENFEYTSSIDDNTYNKIKLSCEDENTGKREICTEHDPETMRQWGILQYFDTFKKGENGQEKAAALLKLYNKKTRNLKLSKVLGDNRVRAGSLIAVNLDLGDVEVRNFMLVESCKHTYKEGEHWMDLTLRGGGFVV; translated from the coding sequence ATGAATCTCGAACTTCTCATAAGAAACCAATCAGGGACGAAGGCATATCTTCCGGCAGTGGAAGAAGGGATCGAATGGACGACGGAGCGGCAGGGCTCACCGGGGAAACTGACGTTTCAAGTCTTGCCGGACGATGTACTTGACTTTTCGGAAGGGAGTCTGGTGACGCTCAGAGAAGGTGATTATAATATTTTTTACGGTTATGTTTTCAAACAGCAGAGAGACAAGTCGCGGATCATCACGGTCACTGCCTACGATCAGTTACGGTATCTGAAAAACAAGGATATTATCGTCTATGAGGAACAGACGGCGGACCAGCTTGTACGACAGATCGCGGCAGACTATTCCCTGCAGGTCGGGGATTTGGAACCGACGGGCTATGTCATCGAATCGGGAGTCGAAGATAACATTCCCCTTTTTGATATGATTCAAAAGGCGCTTGACATCACGATGAAGAATACGGGTGAACTGTTTGTCCTGTATGATGATTTCGGAAAGCTGACCCTGAAACGGTTATCTTCAATGACGGTAGGAGACGGCATGGGGAACTGCCTGCTGCTGAATGCGGAAACAGGTGAGAATTTTGAATACACTTCATCGATCGATGACAACACCTATAACAAGATCAAGCTGTCCTGTGAAGATGAAAATACAGGTAAGCGGGAAATATGTACGGAACATGATCCGGAAACGATGAGACAGTGGGGCATTCTGCAATATTTCGACACATTTAAAAAAGGAGAGAATGGTCAGGAGAAGGCGGCGGCTCTTCTGAAATTATATAATAAAAAGACACGGAACCTGAAGCTGTCGAAGGTACTTGGCGATAATCGTGTGAGGGCAGGCAGCCTGATTGCCGTCAACCTGGATCTGGGTGATGTTGAGGTGAGAAATTTTATGTTGGTGGAAAGCTGTAAACATACATATAAAGAAGGTGAGCATTGGATGGATCTGACACTTAGAGGAGGTGGATTTGTTGTCTGA
- a CDS encoding metallophosphoesterase: protein MRILIISDTHRRNDNLIKALRKTGQPDLLIHCGDVEGDEYTLSGYVDCPTEIVAGNNDFFCDLPREREFTIGRYKIWLTHGHSYYVSMGNETIKREAVAKGVDIVMYGHTHKPVVEIERDIIAINPGSLSYPRQSGRRPSCAVMELDQAGEAQFKIYYL, encoded by the coding sequence ATGAGAATACTCATTATAAGCGATACACACAGAAGAAATGATAATCTGATCAAAGCGTTGAGAAAAACAGGGCAGCCGGATCTGCTGATTCATTGCGGGGATGTGGAGGGGGATGAATATACCCTGAGCGGTTATGTGGACTGCCCGACGGAGATCGTCGCGGGAAATAACGATTTTTTCTGCGATCTGCCCCGTGAACGGGAGTTTACGATCGGCCGCTATAAGATCTGGCTCACACACGGTCATTCTTATTACGTGTCGATGGGAAATGAGACGATCAAACGTGAGGCGGTTGCCAAAGGTGTGGATATTGTCATGTACGGTCACACGCATAAACCTGTGGTGGAGATAGAAAGGGACATTATCGCCATCAATCCGGGAAGTCTGTCCTATCCGAGACAGAGTGGCCGCCGTCCCTCCTGCGCCGTTATGGAATTGGACCAGGCGGGAGAGGCACAGTTCAAGATTTATTATTTATAA
- a CDS encoding phage tail sheath family protein yields the protein MALGGGTFIAQNKELPGTYMNFVSKAAANAALSERGIATMPLELDWGVCGEVFTVTNADFQKNSMELFGYEYTDDKLKGLRDLFLNVQTLYGYRLNGEGKKAGNDLAEALHSGVRGNDLKITVQVNADDESMFDVKTLLDAVVVDVQTVSDAAGLTANKYVSWKSGAVLTAAAAIPLTGGTNGEVNGAAYQAYLDRIEAYTFHTMGVAVTDEITKALFASFVKRMRDEMGVKFQLVLYDYAKADHMGVISIGNQVLDEGWSEASLVYWVTGASAGCAVNKSNQNRKYDGNFTVDTPYTQSQLKAAAGAGKFMFHLVGSDVRVLEDINTMVTTSDTQGDIFQENQTIRVIDQIGNDIAVLFNTKYLGVVPNDAAGRVSLWADIVSHHRQLEQIRAIENFSDADVIVEEGSTKKAVQVTDLVTVVNAMSKLYMTVTVG from the coding sequence ATGGCTTTAGGTGGAGGTACGTTTATCGCACAGAATAAGGAACTGCCGGGTACTTATATGAATTTTGTTTCAAAGGCGGCGGCAAACGCGGCGCTCTCCGAGAGGGGAATCGCGACAATGCCGCTGGAGCTTGACTGGGGCGTTTGTGGAGAAGTGTTTACCGTGACCAATGCGGATTTCCAGAAAAACAGCATGGAACTGTTTGGCTATGAGTATACGGACGATAAGCTGAAAGGACTGCGGGATCTGTTTTTGAACGTGCAGACGCTCTACGGTTACCGTCTGAACGGTGAGGGCAAGAAGGCAGGGAATGATCTGGCGGAAGCGCTGCACAGCGGTGTACGCGGCAATGATCTGAAGATTACAGTGCAGGTGAATGCAGATGATGAAAGTATGTTTGACGTGAAGACCCTGCTGGATGCGGTTGTCGTCGATGTACAGACAGTTTCCGATGCGGCCGGGCTGACGGCAAACAAATATGTGAGCTGGAAATCAGGCGCCGTTTTGACAGCGGCAGCAGCCATTCCGCTGACCGGCGGGACAAACGGGGAAGTGAACGGAGCGGCATATCAGGCATATCTGGATCGGATTGAGGCGTATACGTTCCATACGATGGGCGTGGCAGTGACAGATGAAATTACGAAGGCGCTGTTTGCTTCCTTTGTGAAGCGGATGCGCGATGAGATGGGTGTGAAGTTCCAGCTTGTACTTTATGATTATGCAAAGGCCGATCATATGGGTGTGATCAGTATCGGCAATCAAGTACTGGATGAAGGGTGGAGCGAAGCCAGTCTTGTGTATTGGGTGACAGGCGCCAGCGCCGGCTGCGCAGTCAACAAGAGTAATCAGAACAGGAAGTATGACGGTAACTTTACGGTAGATACTCCCTATACACAGAGTCAGTTAAAGGCGGCGGCCGGTGCCGGTAAATTCATGTTCCATCTTGTTGGAAGCGATGTCCGTGTGCTGGAAGATATTAATACGATGGTTACGACTTCCGATACACAGGGCGACATTTTTCAGGAGAACCAGACGATCCGCGTGATCGATCAGATCGGCAATGACATTGCCGTACTGTTTAACACGAAGTATCTTGGCGTTGTTCCGAATGATGCGGCTGGCCGCGTTTCATTGTGGGCAGATATAGTCTCTCACCACCGTCAGCTCGAGCAGATCCGGGCGATCGAAAACTTTTCGGACGCTGATGTCATTGTGGAAGAGGGAAGTACGAAGAAGGCAGTTCAGGTTACCGATCTGGTCACGGTCGTCAATGCGATGAGCAAATTATATATGACAGTGACAGTTGGATAG
- a CDS encoding ImmA/IrrE family metallo-endopeptidase, whose amino-acid sequence MKYEELLEESAAEDVYIIENADFKSKADGLINGNVIGINKKVRTARKRTCILAEELGHYHTTVGDIVCQSTISDRKQELKARVWAYNKLIGLTGIVNSYQQGCCSLHDTADFLDVTEEFLLEALQYYKSKYGIYTTIDNYVIYFEPSLGVFELV is encoded by the coding sequence TTGAAATATGAAGAGTTATTGGAAGAAAGCGCCGCAGAGGACGTTTACATTATAGAAAATGCTGATTTTAAATCAAAGGCCGACGGACTTATCAATGGAAATGTGATCGGAATCAACAAAAAAGTACGGACAGCCCGCAAGCGCACCTGCATACTGGCGGAAGAACTGGGACATTATCACACCACGGTCGGCGACATTGTCTGCCAGTCTACCATATCCGACCGCAAGCAGGAGCTCAAGGCACGTGTCTGGGCATACAATAAACTGATCGGTCTGACAGGCATCGTAAATTCCTATCAGCAAGGCTGCTGTTCCCTGCATGACACCGCCGACTTTCTCGATGTCACCGAAGAGTTCCTGCTGGAGGCATTACAATACTACAAGAGCAAGTACGGCATCTATACGACGATCGACAATTATGTAATCTATTTTGAGCCATCCCTCGGAGTGTTTGAACTCGTATAA
- a CDS encoding XTP/dITP diphosphatase, translated as MSDRVIFATGNEHKLKEIRMILADVDVEILSLKEAGIILDVEEDGSTFAENAMIKAKACAAQSDCLVLADDSGLEIDYLNGEPGIYSARYMGEQTSYHTKNERLIQRLEGVPDEMRTARFVCAVAAAMPDGSEKTTEGYVEGRIGYEEKGCNGFGYDPIFYLPQYGCTSAELDAKQKNAISHRGKALEKMKDMLLSSGVWKKKEKESQAAGDL; from the coding sequence ATGAGTGACAGAGTGATCTTTGCGACGGGAAATGAACATAAATTAAAGGAGATCCGGATGATCCTTGCCGATGTGGATGTGGAAATCCTCTCTCTGAAGGAAGCGGGGATCATCCTTGACGTAGAGGAGGACGGCAGTACTTTTGCGGAAAATGCAATGATCAAGGCGAAGGCCTGCGCGGCGCAGAGCGACTGCCTTGTGCTCGCCGATGATTCAGGGCTGGAAATTGATTATCTCAACGGGGAGCCGGGAATCTATTCTGCCAGATATATGGGAGAACAGACTTCTTATCATACGAAAAATGAGAGACTGATCCAAAGACTGGAAGGGGTGCCGGACGAAATGCGGACAGCGCGCTTTGTCTGTGCGGTGGCTGCAGCGATGCCGGATGGGAGCGAGAAGACCACGGAGGGATATGTCGAAGGCCGGATTGGTTATGAGGAGAAGGGGTGTAATGGGTTCGGATATGATCCGATCTTTTATCTGCCGCAATATGGCTGCACTTCGGCGGAGCTGGATGCGAAGCAGAAAAATGCCATCAGTCACAGAGGAAAAGCGCTGGAAAAGATGAAGGATATGCTGCTGTCATCAGGTGTCTGGAAAAAGAAAGAGAAGGAAAGTCAGGCGGCGGGGGATCTATGA
- a CDS encoding LysM peptidoglycan-binding domain-containing protein, with translation MMKSGYDFYLGRCLLPVTPSKLTVQINNANETVTLIDEGEINILRQAGLTEIEFECAIPQVQYPFAVYPAGFQDANYFLDYFEALKTSCKPFQFIVCRRMPQGSTLFDTNIRVSLEDYRISEDAKDGFDLNVKISLKQWKDYGAKTVYVSEDGTQGSVEEQRETDNAPTAQSYEVRKGDCLWNIARKFYGNGAKYTVIYDANREVVGGNPNRIYPGQVLSIPAL, from the coding sequence ATGATGAAAAGCGGCTATGATTTTTATCTGGGGCGGTGTCTGTTACCGGTCACTCCCTCCAAACTGACAGTACAGATCAACAATGCCAATGAGACGGTTACTTTGATTGATGAAGGAGAGATCAACATACTCAGGCAGGCAGGGCTGACGGAGATTGAATTTGAATGTGCGATTCCGCAGGTGCAGTATCCATTTGCCGTCTATCCGGCCGGCTTTCAGGATGCGAATTATTTTCTCGATTATTTTGAGGCGCTGAAAACAAGCTGCAAACCGTTTCAGTTCATCGTCTGCCGGAGGATGCCGCAGGGCAGTACACTGTTTGACACCAATATCAGGGTATCGCTGGAAGACTATAGAATCAGTGAAGACGCAAAAGACGGCTTTGATCTGAATGTAAAGATCAGCCTGAAGCAGTGGAAGGATTATGGGGCGAAAACAGTGTATGTCAGCGAAGACGGGACGCAGGGGTCTGTCGAGGAACAGAGGGAGACAGACAACGCGCCGACAGCGCAGTCGTATGAAGTCAGAAAAGGAGACTGTCTCTGGAACATTGCCAGAAAATTTTATGGAAACGGCGCTAAATATACGGTCATTTATGATGCAAACAGAGAAGTGGTCGGCGGTAATCCGAATCGGATCTATCCGGGTCAGGTGCTGTCGATCCCGGCGCTTTAA
- a CDS encoding phage tail tube protein, with product MGNNAIMNARDAVYGGLAECYMTINGRRYNFMSMTDFESKWEVNVIDVPILGKVGMGHKAAGGKGSWSGTAHYNQSCLREMADIYQKTGVMPYFEIQVSNEDPTSAAGRQTIIHRNCLCDSFILSKFQAGEEIMDEELSGTFESWDMPEKFKELEGF from the coding sequence ATGGGAAACAATGCGATTATGAATGCCAGGGACGCCGTATATGGCGGACTTGCGGAATGCTATATGACGATAAATGGGCGGCGCTATAATTTTATGAGTATGACCGACTTTGAGAGCAAATGGGAGGTCAATGTTATTGATGTGCCGATTCTTGGCAAAGTGGGCATGGGACATAAGGCAGCCGGCGGTAAGGGCAGCTGGAGCGGTACGGCGCATTACAACCAGTCCTGCCTGCGGGAAATGGCGGATATATATCAGAAGACGGGCGTGATGCCGTATTTTGAGATCCAGGTGAGCAATGAGGACCCGACAAGTGCGGCGGGCAGACAGACGATCATTCACAGAAACTGCCTGTGCGACAGCTTTATCCTGTCAAAATTCCAGGCAGGAGAGGAGATCATGGACGAGGAACTTTCCGGGACATTCGAAAGCTGGGATATGCCGGAGAAATTTAAGGAACTGGAAGGGTTCTGA
- a CDS encoding helix-turn-helix transcriptional regulator, with translation MSVTGKRMKERRTQLGISADTLAKHIGVSRSTIFRYENGEIAKIPVSHLANIAELLQTSERFLMGTTNEPDTIVSDNPSFLLNCYEMLNDTGKREAQKRVEELTHIPLYSLNIKAAHNDYAADPDEQKKMREDLANLKKPE, from the coding sequence ATGTCTGTTACGGGAAAAAGAATGAAGGAACGACGCACACAACTGGGAATCAGTGCGGATACACTGGCGAAACATATCGGCGTATCCAGATCTACCATATTCAGATATGAAAACGGCGAAATCGCCAAGATACCGGTCAGCCATCTCGCTAACATCGCAGAATTATTGCAGACATCGGAGCGGTTTTTGATGGGAACAACGAATGAGCCAGACACCATTGTCTCTGACAACCCCTCATTTCTGCTAAACTGCTATGAAATGCTCAATGATACCGGCAAACGGGAAGCCCAAAAACGGGTGGAAGAACTGACCCATATTCCCCTCTACTCTCTCAACATAAAAGCCGCCCACAACGATTATGCGGCAGATCCGGATGAGCAGAAGAAGATGCGTGAAGATCTTGCCAATCTTAAAAAACCGGAGTAA
- a CDS encoding class I SAM-dependent RNA methyltransferase, which produces MRKFELIAPCHFGLEALLKREITDLGYDITSVEDGRVTFYGDEEACARANIFLRTAERVLIKIGSFHAETFEQLFQGTKALPWEEFIPADGKFWVAKAASVKSALFSPSDIQSIMKKAMVDRLRETYHVNWFAESGESFPVRVFLLKDEVTVGLDTTGESLHKRGYRKLTAKAPIAENLAAALIMLTPWRGDRILVDPFCGSGTIPIEAAMMAANIAPGMNRSFTAERWPHIIGKKNWYDTVDEAREQTDLSVQTDIQGYDIDDEMVAIARANAKLAGVEGLIHFQKRDVAGLSHPKKYGFIITNPPYGERLEDKEALPGLYRMIGERYRALDAWSLYLITSYEKAEEDIGRKADKNRKIYNGMMKTYYYQFQGPKPGKRKRPQS; this is translated from the coding sequence ATGAGAAAATTTGAATTGATCGCGCCCTGCCATTTTGGACTGGAGGCGCTCTTAAAGAGGGAAATTACAGACCTGGGTTATGATATAACGTCGGTGGAGGATGGACGGGTCACTTTTTATGGAGATGAGGAGGCATGTGCGCGTGCCAATATTTTTCTCCGTACGGCCGAACGCGTGTTGATCAAGATTGGCAGCTTTCACGCGGAAACGTTTGAACAGTTGTTCCAGGGGACGAAAGCGTTACCCTGGGAGGAATTTATTCCGGCAGACGGAAAGTTCTGGGTAGCGAAAGCCGCCAGCGTGAAGAGCGCTCTGTTCAGTCCGTCGGACATTCAGTCAATAATGAAAAAGGCAATGGTCGATCGGCTGCGGGAAACCTATCATGTGAACTGGTTTGCGGAAAGCGGTGAGAGCTTTCCGGTGCGGGTGTTTCTGCTGAAAGACGAAGTGACGGTGGGACTTGACACGACGGGAGAGTCATTACATAAAAGAGGATACAGGAAACTGACGGCGAAAGCTCCGATCGCAGAAAACCTGGCGGCGGCGCTCATCATGCTCACCCCATGGAGAGGGGATAGGATATTGGTGGACCCTTTCTGTGGCAGCGGTACGATACCGATTGAGGCGGCAATGATGGCGGCTAATATTGCTCCGGGGATGAACCGCAGTTTTACTGCGGAGAGATGGCCACATATCATTGGGAAAAAGAACTGGTACGATACGGTGGATGAGGCCAGGGAGCAGACGGATCTGTCGGTACAGACGGATATTCAGGGATATGACATCGACGATGAGATGGTAGCCATCGCCAGAGCCAATGCAAAGCTGGCAGGAGTGGAAGGGCTGATTCATTTCCAGAAGCGGGATGTCGCCGGTCTGAGCCATCCGAAAAAGTATGGTTTTATCATCACCAATCCGCCTTATGGCGAACGGCTGGAGGATAAGGAGGCGCTGCCCGGTCTGTACCGGATGATCGGAGAACGGTATCGGGCACTGGATGCATGGTCTTTGTATCTGATTACTTCTTATGAAAAAGCGGAAGAGGATATTGGCAGAAAGGCAGATAAAAACCGTAAGATTTATAACGGAATGATGAAGACATATTATTATCAGTTTCAGGGACCAAAGCCGGGGAAAAGAAAGAGGCCGCAGTCATGA
- a CDS encoding tape measure protein — MSENSSAAVWADNFADALIRAVSAVDLFASAIEQIPSAAGSMANAVSNQILSVQQTSMNVAVTNINVLNQSWQQLSRTIESTEQNIDANVKVQEELNQKVEEGMSKAEKLKQAFMGFIKKYATMDHLEMAFKLSDDLTAATARLDMVNDGMQTTQELQNMVYQSAQRSRNAYQETADTVTQMGTMAGGAFSGNREMIGFVEQINKQFALANLGATDTGEAMQQITQAMSDGVLSGEQYNSILAKAPNILQSIADYMGVPEEELKSMAAEGVITAEIMKAAMFASADETNARFANMPMTFSQIGTSIRNTASQAFQPILQRLSEIANSEGFQTLVNGIVQGMVILIGIMVRGFEFIAGIAELVIEHWDQIVPVIAGVAAAILAYHAAVLIASIAQAAFNFVLLSCPLIQIVLLIGALIAGIIALAQNFSGVGHIAQSVFGVLCGWVNVAIQAVINFGLMVANIALGIGSAIGALAFNIMAAFHNAICSVKAWWYDLLATALKVIERICIGLNKLPFVEFDFSMISNAADEYEEKARTAESDKWEYKDISEAFDAGMSTFDAFEHGWAEEAYRDGSAVGDGFAERIDNILPDMSDPTSFFTADGGNGYGGYGNEGFDGYGEDWPGGFGGETGNIAGGVDEIAGNTGAMADSVEMSKEDLGYLRDIAEQEAINQFTTAEITIQQTNNNTIKRGMDLDGVVSRLDAALGEAIDMMAEGVYV, encoded by the coding sequence ATGTCAGAAAACAGCAGTGCGGCCGTATGGGCGGACAATTTTGCGGACGCACTGATCCGAGCGGTCAGTGCGGTGGATCTGTTTGCTTCCGCCATAGAACAGATACCGTCTGCCGCTGGCAGTATGGCCAATGCGGTATCAAACCAGATTCTTTCTGTGCAACAGACAAGCATGAATGTCGCTGTCACAAACATAAATGTGCTCAACCAGTCGTGGCAGCAGTTGTCCCGGACGATAGAAAGTACGGAACAAAACATTGATGCAAATGTGAAAGTGCAGGAGGAGCTCAACCAAAAAGTGGAAGAAGGAATGAGCAAAGCGGAAAAGTTGAAGCAGGCGTTTATGGGGTTTATTAAGAAGTATGCGACGATGGATCATCTGGAAATGGCTTTCAAACTTTCAGATGATCTGACGGCGGCGACTGCCCGGCTGGATATGGTAAACGATGGTATGCAGACAACGCAGGAATTACAGAATATGGTCTACCAGTCCGCGCAGCGGTCAAGGAATGCCTATCAGGAGACCGCAGATACCGTGACGCAGATGGGAACGATGGCAGGGGGCGCCTTTTCCGGCAACAGAGAGATGATAGGTTTTGTGGAACAGATCAATAAGCAATTTGCACTTGCCAATCTGGGAGCTACGGACACAGGGGAAGCCATGCAGCAGATCACGCAGGCGATGAGTGACGGCGTCCTCAGCGGCGAGCAGTATAACAGCATTTTAGCTAAGGCACCGAACATCCTCCAGTCGATCGCCGACTATATGGGCGTCCCCGAAGAAGAACTGAAAAGTATGGCGGCGGAGGGTGTCATAACGGCTGAGATTATGAAGGCGGCCATGTTTGCGTCAGCGGACGAGACGAACGCCCGGTTTGCCAATATGCCGATGACATTCAGTCAGATCGGGACTTCCATCCGTAATACCGCTTCGCAGGCATTTCAGCCGATCCTGCAGCGGCTCAGTGAGATCGCAAACAGCGAAGGCTTTCAGACGCTTGTGAACGGTATCGTGCAGGGGATGGTGATACTCATTGGCATCATGGTCAGGGGGTTCGAATTCATAGCTGGAATTGCAGAACTTGTGATCGAACACTGGGATCAGATTGTACCGGTCATTGCCGGAGTTGCAGCGGCTATTCTGGCTTATCATGCGGCTGTGCTGATTGCAAGTATCGCGCAGGCAGCTTTCAATTTTGTTCTTTTGTCGTGTCCGCTGATACAGATTGTATTACTCATCGGAGCTTTGATTGCAGGGATCATTGCTTTGGCACAAAATTTTTCCGGAGTGGGTCACATTGCACAGAGTGTGTTCGGGGTGCTCTGCGGCTGGGTGAACGTGGCAATTCAGGCTGTTATAAACTTCGGACTTATGGTCGCCAACATTGCTCTTGGCATTGGAAGTGCAATAGGTGCACTTGCGTTCAATATCATGGCGGCCTTCCATAATGCGATCTGTTCCGTGAAGGCATGGTGGTATGATCTGCTGGCAACGGCGCTGAAAGTGATCGAAAGGATATGCATCGGATTAAATAAACTGCCATTTGTGGAATTTGATTTTTCCATGATCAGCAATGCGGCGGACGAGTATGAGGAAAAGGCGAGAACGGCAGAGAGCGACAAATGGGAATATAAAGACATTTCGGAGGCCTTTGATGCAGGGATGTCGACTTTTGATGCCTTTGAGCATGGATGGGCAGAGGAGGCATACAGAGATGGGAGCGCGGTTGGAGACGGCTTTGCAGAAAGGATCGATAACATCTTGCCTGACATGTCTGATCCGACTTCTTTTTTCACGGCAGACGGGGGAAACGGATATGGCGGATATGGAAACGAAGGATTCGACGGATACGGAGAGGATTGGCCTGGCGGCTTTGGAGGAGAAACGGGGAATATCGCAGGCGGTGTCGATGAGATTGCCGGCAATACCGGAGCGATGGCCGACTCTGTGGAGATGAGCAAGGAAGACCTGGGGTATCTGCGGGACATTGCGGAGCAGGAAGCGATCAATCAATTTACAACCGCGGAGATTACCATTCAGCAGACGAATAACAATACGATCAAAAGAGGCATGGACCTGGATGGGGTTGTCTCCCGTCTGGACGCTGCTCTTGGTGAAGCGATCGACATGATGGCGGAAGGGGTGTATGTATGA